A stretch of the Acidobacteriota bacterium genome encodes the following:
- a CDS encoding transglutaminase domain-containing protein has product MSVEREDLAPWLRPTDIIDADHPDILAFVARHAAGAADERERAVRLYRAVRDGIRYDPYTPFHLPEHYRSSRVLRAGRGFCIPKASLLCAAARAAGIPARPGFAHVRNHLATRQLLEYLGSDLFAWHAFAELHLGGKWVKATPAFNRELCERHGVPPLEFDGLEDSIFQPFNGEGRRYMEYVAFLGSFDDIPVAEIVAGFRAAYGEERVRGWIESHERRQAPRPRFETEEVV; this is encoded by the coding sequence GTGAGCGTCGAAAGGGAGGACCTGGCGCCCTGGCTCCGGCCGACGGACATCATCGACGCGGACCACCCCGATATCCTCGCCTTTGTCGCCCGGCACGCCGCGGGCGCCGCGGACGAGCGGGAGCGGGCGGTGCGCCTCTACCGCGCCGTGCGGGACGGGATCCGCTACGACCCCTACACCCCGTTTCACCTCCCGGAGCACTACCGGTCGAGCCGCGTGCTCCGGGCGGGACGCGGCTTCTGCATCCCCAAGGCGTCGCTCCTGTGCGCGGCCGCGCGCGCGGCCGGCATCCCCGCCCGGCCCGGGTTCGCCCACGTGCGCAACCACCTCGCCACCCGGCAGCTGCTCGAGTACCTCGGCTCCGACCTGTTCGCCTGGCACGCCTTCGCCGAGCTCCACCTCGGGGGGAAATGGGTGAAGGCCACCCCCGCCTTCAACCGGGAGCTGTGCGAGCGGCACGGCGTGCCGCCGCTCGAGTTCGACGGGCTCGAGGACTCCATCTTCCAGCCCTTCAACGGGGAGGGGCGCCGCTACATGGAATACGTCGCTTTCCTCGGCAGCTTCGATGACATCCCCGTGGCCGAAATCGTCGCCGGCTTCCGCGCCGCCTACGGCGAGGAGCGGGTCCGGGGCTGGATCGAGAGCCACGAAAGACGGCAGGCCCCCCGCCCGCGGTTCGAGACCGAAGAGGTGGTCTAG
- a CDS encoding VOC family protein, translating into MSAADGNDEAVGFGIAHHHVGISVPDAEASAAWYGRMLGFEVIARMKEDGAQKMNIVHIRRGNCYIELFEVEGAKPLPDYRRDPSADFGVHGLKHMAFEVADVAAAVAELRAKGAEVAFGPVDTPGVAFVFIRDNAGNPFELIQYKQPQP; encoded by the coding sequence ATGAGTGCGGCCGACGGCAACGACGAGGCGGTCGGTTTCGGGATCGCCCACCACCATGTCGGCATCAGCGTGCCGGACGCCGAGGCGTCCGCCGCCTGGTACGGCCGGATGCTGGGGTTCGAGGTGATCGCGCGGATGAAGGAGGACGGCGCGCAGAAGATGAACATCGTGCATATCCGCCGGGGCAACTGCTACATCGAGCTGTTCGAGGTGGAGGGGGCGAAGCCCCTGCCCGATTACCGGCGCGACCCCTCGGCCGATTTCGGAGTGCACGGCCTCAAGCACATGGCTTTCGAGGTGGCCGACGTCGCCGCCGCCGTCGCCGAGCTCCGGGCCAAGGGGGCCGAGGTCGCCTTCGGGCCGGTCGATACCCCCGGGGTGGCCTTCGTCTTCATCCGGGACAACGCCGGGAACCCCTTCGAGCTGATCCAGTACAAGCAGCCGCAGCCGTGA
- the pepT gene encoding peptidase T, translated as MKPKVVERLVRYAAIDTQSKEEELRVPSTEKQFTLARLLVEELRELGVREVRLDEEHGYVYATVPATLPPAEAAAVPAVGFIAHLDTSPSVSGTGVRPVVHENYAGGDIALPGDPAQVIRENPVLRSQVGADIVTSDGTTLLGADDKAGIAAIMTAVQYWTTHPAERRGTIRIAFTPDEEVGNGTAFFDVQGFGADFAYTVDGGDIGEISDETFHAQTAVVTFAGRNTHPGYAKGILVNSLYAAGHFLSLFPEGMKPETTEGREGYLHPHDLGGNEELARLKVLLRDFETEGMAAKGALLGEMAAETERRFPGVTVGLEIIDSYRNMKEVLGRHPRVVAMAERAMRQAGVTPFRHAVRGGTDGARLSFMGLPTPNLFAGMQNPHSKLEWVSSRAMELAVATIVNLARLWAENGNAPGPDRV; from the coding sequence ATCAAACCGAAGGTCGTGGAGAGGCTGGTGCGCTACGCCGCAATCGACACGCAGTCCAAAGAAGAGGAGCTCCGGGTCCCGAGCACGGAGAAGCAGTTCACCCTCGCCCGGCTGCTCGTGGAGGAACTCCGGGAACTCGGGGTGCGGGAGGTGCGCCTCGACGAGGAGCACGGCTACGTCTACGCCACCGTCCCGGCCACCCTCCCCCCCGCGGAGGCGGCCGCCGTCCCCGCCGTCGGCTTCATCGCCCACCTCGACACCTCCCCCTCGGTCAGCGGGACCGGCGTGCGCCCGGTCGTTCACGAAAACTACGCCGGCGGCGACATCGCGCTCCCGGGCGACCCGGCGCAGGTGATCAGGGAAAACCCCGTCCTGCGGAGCCAGGTCGGGGCCGACATCGTCACCTCGGACGGCACCACCCTGCTCGGGGCGGACGACAAGGCGGGCATCGCGGCGATCATGACGGCGGTCCAATACTGGACGACGCACCCGGCTGAGCGGCGCGGGACGATCAGGATCGCCTTCACCCCCGACGAGGAGGTGGGGAACGGGACGGCGTTTTTCGACGTCCAGGGGTTCGGCGCCGACTTCGCCTACACCGTCGACGGGGGGGACATCGGGGAGATCAGCGACGAGACCTTCCACGCGCAGACGGCCGTCGTCACCTTCGCGGGGCGGAACACCCACCCCGGCTACGCCAAGGGGATCCTCGTGAATTCGCTCTACGCGGCGGGCCATTTCCTCTCCCTCTTTCCGGAGGGGATGAAGCCGGAGACGACGGAGGGGCGGGAAGGGTACCTGCACCCCCACGACCTCGGCGGCAACGAGGAGCTCGCGCGGCTCAAGGTGCTCCTGCGGGACTTCGAAACGGAGGGGATGGCGGCCAAGGGAGCGTTGCTCGGGGAGATGGCGGCGGAGACGGAGAGGCGCTTCCCCGGGGTCACGGTGGGGCTCGAGATCATCGACAGCTATCGCAACATGAAGGAGGTGCTCGGGCGGCACCCCCGGGTCGTCGCCATGGCCGAGCGTGCGATGCGGCAGGCGGGCGTCACCCCCTTCCGCCACGCCGTGCGCGGGGGGACCGACGGCGCGCGCCTCTCCTTCATGGGGCTCCCCACCCCGAACCTGTTCGCCGGGATGCAGAACCCCCACAGCAAGCTCGAGTGGGTCTCCTCCCGCGCCATGGAGCTCGCGGTCGCCACGATCGTGAACCTCGCCCGGCTCTGGGCCGAAAACGGGAACGCCCCCGGCCCGGACAGGGTATAA
- a CDS encoding nucleotidyltransferase family protein: MEIQPDFRDLLALFDRNGVECLIVGAYALARHGAPRYTGDLDILVHADTANAARILKSLKEFGFGSLGLKAEDFQQPGQVVQLGFPPVRIDLLTSITGVSWEEALAGSVEDFLGDLPVRYLGIRELIRNKKALARKKDLADLEAIGAE, from the coding sequence ATGGAAATTCAGCCCGACTTCAGAGATCTGCTCGCGTTGTTCGACAGGAACGGAGTTGAGTGCCTCATCGTCGGAGCCTACGCCCTGGCCCGGCATGGCGCTCCGCGCTACACGGGAGATCTCGATATCCTGGTTCACGCGGATACCGCCAACGCAGCGCGAATTCTGAAATCGCTCAAGGAATTCGGATTCGGTTCTCTCGGGTTGAAGGCGGAGGACTTTCAGCAGCCGGGCCAGGTCGTGCAGCTTGGATTTCCCCCGGTCAGGATCGACCTGCTGACATCGATCACGGGCGTCTCCTGGGAAGAAGCCCTGGCCGGGAGCGTGGAAGACTTCCTCGGCGACCTTCCCGTACGCTACCTGGGGATCCGCGAACTCATACGGAACAAAAAGGCCCTGGCCCGGAAGAAGGACCTCGCCGACCTCGAGGCCATCGGGGCGGAGTAG
- a CDS encoding DUF169 domain-containing protein has protein sequence MDSGQEEKGWTRRHFVATAAAGTAVLASSAAGMAEARSAAAKEATPMQQMNTYGNDLLNMLVLRTYPIAIKMLKDESGIPAGAVRPKRDLGEHYSACQAFGIVRRRGTALAMFLEDHWCFEPIIGYGLVEPPADFMEGSGSAFFVQDRAAARKRTQEISLLPHGKYAGMVLAPLHKANFEPDLTVFYCNASQLRHMLFALLLKSGTRVTSTIDPLWSCVHSVVPPLLTGECQVTVPDPGEFERGGVGDDEMMFTVPASRMEEMMYGVYHYEKAGMGYRSFGREMKGDFAQPPFYLDYFRKWGLDAPKK, from the coding sequence ATGGATTCGGGACAGGAAGAGAAGGGGTGGACGCGCAGGCATTTTGTGGCGACGGCGGCGGCCGGCACGGCCGTGCTGGCTTCGAGCGCCGCCGGAATGGCCGAGGCCCGCAGTGCCGCGGCGAAGGAGGCAACGCCCATGCAGCAGATGAACACGTACGGAAACGATCTTCTGAACATGCTGGTGCTCAGGACCTACCCGATCGCCATCAAGATGCTCAAGGATGAAAGCGGGATCCCCGCGGGGGCGGTGAGGCCGAAGCGCGACCTGGGGGAGCACTACTCCGCCTGCCAGGCTTTCGGCATCGTGCGACGGCGCGGTACGGCGCTCGCCATGTTCCTCGAGGACCACTGGTGCTTCGAGCCCATCATCGGCTATGGGCTGGTGGAGCCGCCCGCGGACTTCATGGAGGGTTCCGGGAGCGCCTTCTTCGTCCAGGACAGGGCGGCGGCCAGAAAGAGGACGCAGGAAATCTCGCTCCTCCCCCACGGGAAGTACGCGGGCATGGTGCTGGCGCCGCTCCACAAGGCCAATTTCGAGCCCGACCTGACCGTCTTCTACTGCAACGCGTCGCAGCTCCGGCACATGCTCTTCGCCCTGCTCCTCAAAAGCGGCACCCGCGTCACCTCCACCATCGACCCCCTCTGGTCCTGCGTCCACTCCGTGGTGCCCCCGCTCCTGACCGGGGAGTGCCAGGTGACGGTGCCGGACCCCGGCGAGTTCGAGCGCGGCGGGGTCGGGGACGACGAGATGATGTTCACCGTCCCGGCCTCGCGCATGGAAGAGATGATGTACGGCGTCTACCACTACGAGAAGGCGGGGATGGGCTACCGCAGCTTCGGCCGGGAGATGAAGGGCGATTTCGCCCAGCCCCCCTTCTACCTCGATTATTTCAGGAAGTGGGGCCTGGACGCGCCGAAGAAATAG
- a CDS encoding phosphomannomutase yields MADWPFDSLRARLDYEPVELRFGTSGRRGEVRHLSQLEVYINALAEIEYLQSLPPGEGGTRRGAPFYIACDLRPSCTRRVAEQGGRGEIVQAVVRAALDAGMRPVNLGRIPTPALAHYALARACGSVMVTGSHIPFDRNGYKLNTARGELLKKDEAPVNERVARVRAALYRQPFDASPFDGRGDFKAGHRELPPESGEARDEYIERYAEFFAGRPLLGMRVLCYQHSAVGRDILVEILERLGARAIAAGRSGTFVPIDTENVQDELVAAIQGMADRAAAEHGPIDAVASTDGDSDRPLLLGIEAGRLLFFGGDLLGMVTAEFLGADAVVVPVSCNDAIDRGSLRPALEPRTRIGSPYVIEGMERARRKGRRAVCGWEANGGFLTGSAITRAGRTLSPLPTRDALLPLLAVLAAARERGCGVAGLFARLPQRRSRAALIRDFPRPASAAMMRRFSPTDERVREAAFDPLSLTGEEGGIVAPSPSAASELGRIREELQRLFTPELGFSPVAGINWIDGVRVLFASGEVAHVRPSGNADELRIYAVADDQARADAIARAGVAEPDGILRRMERMAC; encoded by the coding sequence ATGGCCGACTGGCCTTTCGATTCGTTGAGGGCCCGCCTCGACTACGAACCGGTGGAGCTCCGCTTCGGCACCAGCGGGCGCCGCGGCGAGGTGCGGCACCTCAGCCAGCTCGAGGTCTATATCAACGCGCTGGCGGAGATCGAGTACCTGCAGTCGCTCCCCCCGGGGGAGGGGGGGACGCGGCGCGGGGCCCCGTTCTATATCGCCTGCGACCTGAGGCCGAGCTGCACACGCCGCGTCGCGGAGCAGGGGGGGCGCGGGGAGATCGTCCAGGCGGTCGTGCGGGCGGCGCTCGATGCGGGAATGCGGCCGGTGAACCTGGGCCGGATCCCGACCCCGGCGCTGGCCCATTACGCCCTGGCCCGAGCCTGCGGGAGCGTCATGGTCACCGGGAGCCACATCCCGTTCGACCGCAACGGCTACAAGCTCAACACCGCGCGCGGCGAGCTCCTCAAGAAGGACGAGGCCCCGGTCAACGAACGGGTGGCGCGGGTGCGCGCCGCCCTCTACCGCCAGCCCTTCGACGCGTCCCCCTTCGACGGCCGCGGGGACTTCAAGGCCGGGCACCGCGAGCTCCCGCCCGAATCGGGCGAGGCGCGCGACGAATACATCGAGCGCTACGCGGAATTCTTCGCCGGGAGGCCGCTTCTGGGGATGCGGGTGCTGTGCTACCAGCACTCGGCGGTGGGGAGGGATATCCTGGTCGAGATCCTGGAGCGGCTGGGCGCCCGGGCGATCGCGGCCGGCCGGAGCGGGACCTTCGTGCCGATCGACACCGAGAATGTCCAGGACGAGCTGGTGGCCGCGATCCAGGGGATGGCGGACCGGGCCGCGGCGGAGCACGGGCCGATCGACGCGGTGGCGTCGACCGACGGTGACAGCGACCGCCCTCTGCTGCTCGGGATCGAGGCGGGGCGCCTCCTCTTCTTCGGCGGGGACCTGCTCGGGATGGTGACGGCGGAGTTTCTCGGGGCGGACGCCGTGGTGGTCCCCGTCAGCTGCAACGACGCCATCGACCGGGGGAGCCTCCGCCCGGCGCTCGAGCCCAGGACCCGGATCGGTTCCCCTTACGTCATCGAGGGGATGGAGCGGGCGCGCCGGAAGGGGCGGCGCGCCGTCTGCGGCTGGGAGGCCAACGGCGGCTTTCTCACCGGGAGCGCGATCACGCGCGCCGGGCGCACCCTTTCGCCCCTGCCGACGCGCGACGCCCTGCTCCCTCTCCTTGCCGTCCTCGCGGCCGCGCGGGAGCGGGGGTGCGGCGTGGCCGGGCTCTTCGCGCGCCTCCCTCAGCGCAGGAGCCGCGCGGCGCTGATCCGGGACTTCCCCCGCCCGGCGAGCGCGGCGATGATGCGGCGCTTTTCCCCCACCGACGAAAGGGTCCGCGAGGCGGCCTTCGACCCCCTGTCCCTGACCGGGGAAGAGGGGGGCATCGTCGCCCCTTCCCCTTCCGCGGCCTCGGAGCTCGGGCGGATCCGGGAGGAACTCCAGCGGCTGTTCACCCCGGAGCTCGGTTTTTCCCCCGTCGCGGGGATCAACTGGATCGACGGGGTGCGCGTGCTGTTTGCGAGCGGGGAGGTGGCCCACGTGCGGCCGAGCGGCAACGCCGACGAGCTCCGCATCTACGCCGTCGCCGACGACCAGGCCCGGGCGGACGCGATCGCCCGCGCGGGGGTGGCGGAGCCGGACGGGATCCTGCGCCGGATGGAGCGAATGGCCTGCTAG
- the aroA gene encoding 3-phosphoshikimate 1-carboxyvinyltransferase, with the protein MIQTLEAATTVTGTVRLPGDKSISHRYAMLAAIAEGTSVIGRFAASRDCHSTLGCLRALGVEVGTEGDTVTIRGRGLRGLSAPAAALDAGNSGTTMRLLAGILAGQPFESVLTGDDSLVNRPMGRVLEPLRRMGAAVEARERGLPPLRIRGGALGAIRYPLPVASAQVKSCVLLAGLYGSGTTAVEEPVPTRDHTEIALGEFGAAVRVDGNRIEVDPEPRLGGRRLVVPGDLSGAAFFLVAAALVPGSDLRLPGVGLNRRRRELLGYLERAGMGLEVENERDEAGEARGDLRVRYSPALLEGALPPIAGAGTAALIDEIPVLAVLGSQAAGGLEISDARELRVKESDRIAAVAANLAAMGARVTEKPDGLVIAGGARLRGADIATRGDHRIAMAFAVAALAARGETRIHGAECADVSFPGFWDALGSVR; encoded by the coding sequence ATGATCCAGACACTCGAAGCCGCAACCACCGTTACCGGGACCGTCCGGCTCCCCGGCGACAAATCGATTTCCCACCGCTACGCCATGCTGGCGGCGATAGCGGAGGGGACGTCGGTGATCGGGCGTTTCGCCGCGAGCCGCGACTGCCACAGCACGCTCGGGTGCCTCCGCGCGCTCGGGGTCGAGGTCGGGACGGAGGGGGACACCGTCACCATCCGGGGGCGCGGGCTGCGCGGCCTCTCGGCGCCCGCGGCCGCGCTCGACGCGGGCAACAGCGGGACGACCATGCGCCTCCTGGCGGGCATCCTCGCCGGCCAGCCGTTCGAGTCGGTGCTGACGGGGGACGATTCGCTCGTCAACCGGCCGATGGGGAGGGTGCTCGAGCCGCTCCGGCGGATGGGGGCCGCCGTGGAGGCTCGGGAGCGGGGCCTTCCCCCCCTGCGGATCCGGGGGGGCGCCCTCGGCGCCATCCGCTACCCCCTGCCGGTCGCCAGCGCCCAGGTCAAGTCGTGCGTCCTGCTGGCGGGGCTGTACGGCTCGGGGACCACGGCGGTGGAGGAACCGGTCCCGACCCGGGACCACACGGAGATCGCCCTGGGCGAATTCGGCGCCGCGGTGAGGGTCGATGGGAACCGGATCGAGGTGGACCCGGAGCCCAGGCTCGGGGGGCGGCGGCTCGTCGTCCCCGGGGACCTTTCCGGGGCCGCCTTCTTCCTGGTCGCCGCCGCCCTCGTGCCCGGCTCCGACCTCCGGCTCCCCGGGGTCGGCCTGAACCGCCGGCGCCGCGAACTCCTCGGCTACCTCGAGCGGGCGGGGATGGGGCTCGAGGTGGAGAACGAGCGCGACGAAGCCGGGGAGGCGCGGGGCGACCTGCGCGTGCGCTACAGCCCGGCGCTGCTCGAGGGCGCCCTCCCCCCCATCGCGGGCGCCGGGACGGCGGCCCTGATCGACGAGATCCCGGTGCTGGCCGTGCTCGGGTCGCAGGCGGCGGGGGGTCTGGAGATCTCCGACGCCCGGGAGCTGCGGGTGAAGGAGAGCGACCGGATCGCGGCCGTGGCCGCCAACCTCGCCGCCATGGGGGCCCGGGTGACCGAAAAACCGGACGGGCTCGTCATCGCGGGCGGGGCGCGGCTCCGGGGGGCCGACATCGCCACGCGCGGCGACCACCGCATCGCGATGGCGTTCGCCGTGGCCGCGCTCGCGGCGCGGGGGGAGACGCGCATCCACGGGGCCGAATGCGCCGACGTGAGCTTTCCCGGTTTCTGGGACGCGCTCGGGAGCGTCCGCTGA
- the uvrB gene encoding excinuclease ABC subunit UvrB — translation MAKTPNPGGDLVYGDVAYGKSLIHSSQFEISTPFEPAGNQADAIGQLVRGVRAGDRHQVLLGVTGSGKTFTMAKVIEALQRPALVLAHNKTLAAQLFREFKGFFPGNAVEYFVSYYDYYQPEAYIAATDTYIEKDALVNDEIDRLRHSATRSLFERRDCVIVASVSCIYGLGSPEAYYGMLLFLEKGQRVSRDGILRRLVEMQYARQDFALERGFFRARGDVVEVFPSYEDYAVRIELFGDEIDALSLIDPVTGRRLRTFDRVPLYPKSHYVQPRERLAEAMDGIRAELEEQCARFEREDKPLEARRLHQRTMYDLEMMRELGYCRGIENYSRHLTGRGPGEAPPTLLDYIPRDWVLFVDESHVSIPQVRAMFHGDRSRKENLVRYGFRLPSALDNRPLNFAEFEERVNQVIYVSATPGPYELEKSGGVVVEQIVRPTGLTDPEIEIRPVAGQVDDLMEEIRLRAGRNERVLVTTLTKRMAEDLAEYYTELGLRVRYLHSEVETLDRIQILRSLRAGEFDALIGINLLREGLDLPEVSLVAILDADKEGFLRSTTSLVQTVGRAARHINGRAILYADVMTGSMRAAIEETGRRRAAQREYNEEHGITPQSITKPLDADMIRIYEGDYYEPPALAEEAVTYQSAAELEREIGRLEGEMRAAARRQEFEQAAVLRDQVRRLKKTAMELVQPETTA, via the coding sequence ATGGCCAAAACACCGAATCCGGGCGGGGACCTCGTCTACGGCGACGTGGCGTACGGGAAATCCCTGATCCATTCGTCGCAGTTCGAGATCAGCACCCCCTTCGAGCCCGCCGGCAACCAGGCCGACGCCATCGGGCAGCTGGTCCGGGGGGTCCGGGCGGGGGACCGCCACCAGGTCCTGCTCGGGGTGACCGGTTCGGGGAAGACCTTCACCATGGCCAAGGTGATCGAGGCGCTCCAGCGCCCGGCCCTGGTGCTGGCGCACAACAAGACGCTGGCCGCCCAGCTCTTCCGCGAGTTCAAGGGCTTCTTTCCCGGCAACGCGGTCGAGTACTTCGTCTCCTACTACGACTACTACCAGCCCGAGGCCTACATCGCGGCGACCGACACCTATATCGAAAAGGACGCCCTGGTCAACGACGAGATCGACCGGTTGCGCCACTCGGCCACCCGCTCGCTGTTCGAGCGCCGCGACTGCGTCATCGTCGCGAGCGTCTCCTGCATCTACGGCCTGGGTTCCCCGGAGGCCTACTACGGGATGCTGCTCTTTTTGGAGAAGGGGCAGCGGGTCTCCCGCGACGGGATCCTGCGCCGGCTGGTGGAGATGCAGTACGCGCGCCAGGACTTCGCGCTGGAGCGGGGGTTCTTCCGCGCCCGGGGGGACGTCGTGGAGGTCTTCCCCTCCTACGAGGACTACGCGGTCCGCATCGAGCTGTTCGGGGACGAAATCGACGCCCTCTCCCTGATCGATCCGGTCACGGGGCGGAGGCTCCGGACGTTCGACCGCGTCCCCCTCTACCCGAAATCGCACTACGTCCAGCCCCGGGAGCGGCTCGCGGAGGCCATGGACGGCATCCGCGCGGAGCTCGAGGAGCAGTGCGCCCGCTTCGAGCGGGAGGACAAGCCGCTGGAGGCGCGGCGGCTGCACCAGCGGACGATGTACGACCTGGAGATGATGCGCGAGCTCGGCTACTGCCGCGGTATCGAGAACTATTCGCGGCACCTGACCGGGCGCGGGCCCGGGGAGGCCCCCCCCACCCTTCTCGACTACATCCCGCGCGACTGGGTGCTGTTCGTGGACGAGAGCCATGTCTCCATCCCCCAGGTCCGGGCGATGTTTCACGGGGACCGCTCCCGGAAGGAGAACCTGGTCCGGTACGGCTTCCGGCTCCCCTCGGCCCTCGACAACCGCCCGCTCAACTTCGCCGAGTTCGAGGAACGGGTGAACCAGGTCATCTACGTCTCGGCGACCCCGGGGCCCTACGAACTGGAAAAATCGGGGGGCGTCGTCGTCGAGCAGATCGTCCGGCCCACCGGGCTGACCGACCCCGAGATCGAGATCCGCCCCGTCGCCGGCCAGGTGGACGACCTCATGGAGGAGATCCGGCTCCGGGCCGGGCGCAACGAGCGGGTGCTGGTCACCACCCTGACCAAGCGCATGGCCGAGGACCTGGCCGAATACTACACGGAGCTGGGGCTGCGGGTGCGCTACCTCCACTCGGAGGTGGAGACGCTCGACCGCATCCAGATCCTCCGCTCCCTGCGCGCGGGGGAGTTCGACGCCCTCATCGGCATCAACCTGCTGCGGGAGGGGCTCGACCTGCCCGAGGTCTCGCTCGTCGCCATCCTCGACGCCGACAAGGAGGGGTTTCTGCGCTCGACCACCTCGCTGGTTCAGACCGTGGGGCGCGCGGCCCGGCACATCAACGGCCGCGCCATCCTCTACGCGGATGTCATGACCGGCTCGATGCGCGCGGCGATCGAGGAGACCGGCCGCCGGCGCGCGGCCCAGCGGGAATACAACGAGGAGCACGGCATCACCCCGCAGTCGATCACGAAGCCCCTCGACGCGGACATGATCCGCATCTACGAGGGGGACTATTACGAGCCCCCCGCCCTGGCCGAGGAGGCCGTCACCTACCAATCCGCCGCGGAGCTGGAGCGCGAGATCGGGCGCCTGGAAGGGGAGATGCGCGCGGCCGCCCGCCGGCAGGAGTTCGAGCAGGCGGCCGTCCTGCGCGACCAGGTGCGCAGGCTCAAGAAGACGGCCATGGAACTGGTGCAACCGGAGACGACCGCATGA
- the lepA gene encoding elongation factor 4 yields MRDKSHIRNFSIIAHIDHGKSTLADRLLERTGALTKREMSDQVLDAMDLERERGITIKAHSVRLNYRAANGEDYVLNLIDTPGHVDFSYEVSRSLSACEGALLVVDAAQGVEAQTLANTYLALDHHLEIIPVINKIDLPSAEIPRIKDQIENIIGLDAEDAILASAKEGIGTEEILEAIVHRLPPPAGDYDRPLKALIFDSWFDAYRGVIVLVRVIDGTLRKGQQIRMVATGQSFTIEQVGVITPKFQEADELTVGEVGFVIANIKRVADTKIGDTITEHSRPTDAPFPGYQEIKPMVFAGLYPTDNGQYEDLRDALSKLQLNDSAFFYEPDTSGALGFGFRCGFLGLLHMEIVQERLEREFNLSLITTAPGVRYRVTTRKGEVMEIHNPSKLPDPQEIDKFEEPLITAMILTSDEYLGPILKLAEEKRGVQKGFEYVTRNRVLVTYDLPLNEIVLDFYDRLKSASRGYASLDYRFAGYQEARLVKLDILVSGEPVDALSLIIHQDNSVLRGRALALKMKELIPRQMFEVVIQAAIGSKIIAREVVRPIRKNVLAKCYGGDITRKRKLLEKQKEGKKRMKRLGKVEIPQEAFLAILKVD; encoded by the coding sequence CTGCGCGACAAGAGTCACATCAGGAATTTCTCCATCATCGCACACATCGATCACGGGAAGTCGACCCTGGCCGACCGCCTGCTGGAGCGCACGGGGGCGCTCACCAAGCGGGAGATGTCCGACCAGGTGCTCGACGCCATGGACCTGGAGCGCGAGCGGGGGATCACCATCAAGGCGCATTCCGTGCGCCTGAACTATCGCGCGGCCAACGGGGAGGACTACGTCCTGAACCTGATCGACACCCCGGGGCACGTCGACTTCTCCTACGAGGTCTCCCGCAGCCTTTCGGCCTGCGAGGGGGCGCTCCTGGTGGTGGACGCGGCGCAGGGGGTGGAGGCGCAGACGCTGGCCAACACCTACCTGGCCCTGGACCACCACCTGGAGATCATCCCCGTCATCAACAAGATCGACCTGCCGAGCGCCGAGATCCCGCGGATCAAGGACCAGATCGAGAACATCATCGGCCTGGACGCCGAGGACGCCATCCTGGCGAGCGCCAAGGAGGGGATCGGCACCGAGGAGATCCTGGAGGCGATCGTGCACCGGCTCCCCCCCCCCGCCGGGGACTACGACCGGCCGCTGAAGGCGCTGATCTTCGACTCCTGGTTCGACGCCTACCGGGGCGTCATCGTGCTGGTGCGCGTCATCGACGGCACCCTGCGCAAGGGACAGCAGATCCGGATGGTGGCCACCGGGCAGTCCTTCACGATCGAGCAGGTGGGGGTCATCACCCCCAAGTTCCAGGAAGCGGACGAGTTGACGGTGGGCGAGGTCGGCTTCGTCATCGCCAACATCAAGCGGGTGGCCGACACCAAGATCGGCGACACCATCACCGAGCACTCCCGGCCGACCGACGCCCCCTTCCCGGGGTACCAGGAGATCAAGCCGATGGTGTTCGCCGGGCTCTACCCGACCGACAACGGGCAGTACGAGGACCTGCGCGACGCCCTCTCGAAGCTGCAGCTGAACGACTCCGCCTTCTTTTACGAACCGGACACCTCCGGCGCCCTCGGCTTCGGCTTCCGCTGCGGCTTTCTGGGTCTGCTGCACATGGAGATCGTCCAGGAGCGGCTGGAGCGGGAGTTCAACCTCTCGCTCATCACGACGGCGCCCGGGGTGCGCTACCGGGTCACCACCCGGAAGGGGGAGGTGATGGAGATCCATAACCCCTCCAAGCTCCCGGATCCGCAGGAGATCGACAAGTTCGAGGAGCCCCTGATCACAGCCATGATCCTGACCAGCGACGAGTACCTGGGCCCGATCCTGAAGCTGGCCGAGGAGAAGCGGGGGGTCCAGAAGGGGTTCGAGTACGTGACCCGGAACCGGGTGCTCGTCACCTACGACCTGCCGCTCAACGAGATCGTGCTCGATTTCTACGACCGGCTCAAATCGGCCTCGCGCGGCTACGCCTCGCTCGACTACCGCTTCGCCGGCTACCAGGAGGCGCGCCTGGTCAAGCTCGACATCCTCGTGTCGGGGGAGCCGGTCGACGCCCTTTCGCTCATCATCCACCAGGACAACTCGGTGCTGCGGGGGCGCGCGCTGGCGCTGAAGATGAAGGAGCTGATCCCCCGGCAGATGTTCGAGGTCGTCATCCAGGCCGCCATCGGCAGCAAGATCATCGCGCGGGAGGTCGTCCGCCCGATCCGCAAGAACGTGCTGGCCAAGTGCTACGGCGGGGACATCACCCGCAAGCGCAAGCTCCTCGAGAAGCAGAAGGAGGGGAAGAAACGGATGAAGCGGCTGGGGAAGGTCGAGATCCCCCAGGAGGCGTTTCTGGCCATCCTGAAGGTGGATTAG